One genomic window of Deltaproteobacteria bacterium includes the following:
- a CDS encoding PilZ domain-containing protein, whose product MLRDDPLYFDIDVDLAPVFGTDESLLVSDRWYHLLQSNHNREPQTQLELEDTFSAELFRLECEAHSRQLDRRRSWRAPIISGVNVDPGTHFIATNVSTMGLCCSGRPRSGMLDIEFKLPGLAFPVAARAEVASYVDRPVIPLMGLRFVDIELPYIEHINRYIDTKRQHRNLV is encoded by the coding sequence ATGTTGCGCGACGACCCTCTTTATTTTGATATCGATGTTGATCTAGCTCCTGTTTTTGGTACTGACGAATCTCTATTGGTTAGCGATCGCTGGTACCATTTACTACAATCTAACCATAACCGTGAACCACAAACACAACTAGAGCTTGAAGATACCTTTTCGGCTGAGCTTTTTCGTCTTGAATGTGAAGCACATTCTCGACAATTAGATCGTCGGCGTTCTTGGCGGGCCCCTATTATTTCGGGGGTTAACGTAGATCCAGGTACTCATTTTATCGCCACTAACGTCTCAACTATGGGATTATGCTGCTCCGGCAGACCTAGATCGGGTATGCTTGATATAGAATTTAAGTTACCAGGTCTTGCTTTTCCGGTTGCAGCACGCGCTGAAGTCGCCAGCTATGTCGATCGACCAGTTATTCCTCTTATGGGTTTGCGTTTCGTAGATATCGAACTACCCTATATTGAGCACATTAATCGTTATATCGACACAAAGCGTCAGCACCGTAATCTTGTTTAA
- a CDS encoding 2-oxo acid dehydrogenase subunit E2, translating into MAHPVIMPQMGESIAEGTVTQWLKKVGDFVERDEPLFEISTDKVDAEIPSPATGVLREIKVHPGETVAINTVVAILDDESELSIEDASVEKTSNVSNTKAKNTNASDNIQAANNDTTEQTRRRNLSSPLVRKIATKHKIDISNIAGSGVGGRVTKDDILRYIEASQSPAMPNASSLKSSADIDNNFSSINIELHRNIPEAFRPRVFSGDRIETMSTMRAKIAEHMQLSRRISAHVQTVWEVDVTKIINMRQKYKQKWQEQHGVSLTYTSFLMKVTIDAIKTYPVLNASLDENKIIYHQKVNLGFAVALDWGLIVPVIHHADELNLLGLQRRVNDLAARARNKKLSPDEVQNGTFTITNPGVFGCQFGLPIIAQPQVAIMGIGAIEKRPVVIDDMIAIRSRMYFSLSFDHRVIDGAVADQFMSQVKANIEGFKESNM; encoded by the coding sequence GTGGCGCATCCAGTCATAATGCCGCAAATGGGAGAATCGATTGCCGAAGGTACTGTAACGCAGTGGCTTAAAAAGGTTGGTGATTTTGTTGAACGTGATGAACCGTTATTCGAAATATCTACTGATAAGGTGGATGCTGAAATTCCATCTCCAGCTACGGGAGTATTAAGAGAAATTAAAGTTCATCCTGGGGAGACTGTAGCTATTAATACGGTTGTGGCTATACTTGATGATGAAAGTGAACTTTCAATTGAGGATGCCTCGGTAGAAAAGACATCGAATGTTTCTAATACCAAAGCGAAAAATACAAATGCTTCTGATAATATTCAAGCGGCTAATAATGACACTACTGAGCAAACACGCCGTCGTAATTTGAGTTCACCGTTAGTTCGTAAAATTGCCACAAAACATAAAATTGATATTTCAAATATAGCAGGTAGCGGAGTTGGTGGTCGCGTAACCAAAGATGATATTCTGCGTTACATAGAAGCTAGTCAATCACCAGCAATGCCTAATGCAAGCAGTTTAAAATCTTCTGCGGACATTGATAATAATTTCTCAAGTATTAATATTGAACTGCATCGCAATATACCTGAAGCTTTTCGGCCGCGAGTTTTTTCAGGTGATCGCATTGAAACTATGTCGACAATGCGTGCTAAAATTGCAGAACATATGCAATTATCGCGGCGCATTTCAGCACATGTACAAACAGTTTGGGAGGTGGATGTTACTAAAATTATAAATATGCGCCAAAAATATAAACAAAAATGGCAAGAACAACATGGGGTATCATTAACTTATACTTCATTTTTAATGAAGGTTACTATTGATGCGATTAAAACTTACCCAGTGTTAAATGCATCACTTGATGAAAATAAAATTATTTATCATCAGAAAGTAAACCTTGGTTTTGCGGTGGCGTTAGATTGGGGACTAATTGTACCGGTAATACATCATGCTGATGAATTAAATCTATTGGGTTTACAGCGTCGAGTTAATGATCTTGCTGCTCGAGCGCGTAATAAAAAACTTTCACCCGATGAAGTGCAAAACGGGACCTTTACTATTACTAACCCAGGTGTTTTTGGTTGCCAATTTGGGCTACCGATTATTGCGCAACCGCAAGTTGCGATTATGGGTATTGGTGCGATTGAGAAACGACCTGTAGTTATTGATGACATGATCGCAATACGTTCACGAATGTATTTTTCATTATCGTTTGATCACCGTGTCATTGATGGTGCTGTTGCAGATCAATTCATGTCACAAGTAAAAGCAAATATAGAAGGTTTTAAAGAATCCAACATGTGA
- the lipB gene encoding lipoyl(octanoyl) transferase LipB: protein MSIRQLRIERMGRVAYLPMLALQEARHQEVYAGFGPETLFLLEHYPVITLGKNAKRENVLYSEVELKQKEVELIATGRGGDVTYHGPGQIVGYFILTLGQGEQDIKGYVNRIEEILLRTLADFNIKAARTEGKRGVWVQNKKIGAIGVRVSRWVTMHGFALNITTDLKAFDLIVPCGLHDCGVTSFAQLGCMASIHKVEDRLIVNSGAVLGRNPYEASASALPQFYSSNQKIIVNNFINGTYHE from the coding sequence GTGTCTATTAGGCAATTACGTATTGAGCGAATGGGACGGGTAGCCTATTTGCCAATGCTTGCTTTACAAGAAGCTCGGCACCAAGAAGTTTATGCAGGTTTTGGTCCAGAAACACTATTTCTTCTAGAACATTACCCGGTGATAACTCTCGGTAAAAATGCCAAAAGAGAAAACGTGCTATATTCTGAGGTCGAATTAAAACAAAAAGAGGTTGAACTTATCGCCACGGGTCGTGGAGGTGATGTTACTTATCATGGTCCCGGGCAAATTGTTGGATATTTTATTTTAACCCTAGGTCAAGGCGAACAAGACATTAAAGGGTATGTAAATCGTATTGAAGAAATACTTCTTCGAACTCTTGCAGATTTTAATATTAAAGCTGCGCGTACTGAAGGTAAACGTGGAGTATGGGTTCAAAATAAAAAAATTGGTGCTATTGGTGTTAGAGTTTCTCGTTGGGTAACTATGCATGGTTTTGCTTTAAATATTACTACAGATTTAAAAGCTTTTGATTTAATCGTTCCTTGTGGTCTTCATGATTGTGGAGTTACTTCATTTGCCCAGCTTGGATGCATGGCAAGTATTCATAAAGTTGAAGATAGACTAATTGTAAATTCGGGGGCAGTATTAGGGCGAAATCCTTATGAGGCATCTGCAAGTGCACTGCCGCAATTTTACAGTTCTAATCAAAAGATTATTGTGAATAATTTTATAAACGGAACTTATCATGAGTGA
- the lipA gene encoding lipoyl synthase, producing the protein MSEITEIVAVDNHDQPPRRPPWLRAKINDNDTYREIGRLLNKLSLNTVCQSARCPNIWECWGQHRTVTFMIMGDICTRACRYCAVTKGKAPAALDINEPQNIAKAVQQLGLAHVVVTSVDRDDLADYGAAHFIATINYIRELNPKCRIEILTPDFQGNEQVINKVLAASPTVFGHNLETVANLFAYLRPQGSYTTSLKLLAQVAYHNKVSQQKIITKSGIMVGLGEEISDILSAMEDLREHSCEILTIGQYLNPTKQHACVKKIYTPDEFIMLRNEGLKRGFYNVISGPLVRSSYHAHEHVIGATSTGI; encoded by the coding sequence ATGAGTGAAATAACCGAAATAGTTGCAGTTGATAATCATGATCAACCACCACGACGTCCACCATGGTTGCGAGCAAAAATAAACGATAATGATACTTATCGCGAAATTGGTCGTTTGCTTAATAAGCTTTCATTAAATACAGTTTGTCAATCAGCGCGTTGTCCGAACATTTGGGAGTGTTGGGGGCAACATCGAACCGTAACTTTTATGATAATGGGAGATATATGCACACGTGCTTGTCGTTATTGTGCGGTTACCAAGGGTAAAGCGCCGGCAGCGCTTGATATTAACGAGCCGCAAAATATTGCTAAAGCAGTACAGCAATTAGGTTTAGCACATGTGGTGGTTACTAGTGTTGATCGTGATGACTTGGCGGACTATGGGGCTGCACATTTTATAGCGACTATAAATTATATTCGCGAACTTAACCCTAAGTGTCGTATTGAAATATTGACTCCAGATTTTCAAGGTAATGAGCAAGTTATTAATAAAGTTCTTGCAGCTAGCCCTACTGTTTTTGGACATAACCTTGAAACAGTAGCTAATCTATTTGCCTATCTTCGCCCCCAGGGTTCATATACAACATCACTTAAATTACTTGCGCAAGTGGCGTATCATAACAAAGTGTCGCAGCAAAAAATTATAACTAAAAGTGGTATTATGGTGGGTTTAGGTGAAGAGATAAGTGATATTTTAAGTGCTATGGAGGACTTACGAGAGCATAGTTGTGAAATATTGACTATTGGGCAATATCTTAATCCAACTAAACAACATGCTTGTGTTAAAAAAATTTATACTCCTGATGAATTTATAATGTTGCGTAATGAAGGATTAAAGCGTGGTTTTTATAATGTAATTAGTGGGCCGTTGGTGCGTAGTTCATACCATGCGCATGAGCATGTTATAGGCGCTACCAGCACCGGGATTTAA
- a CDS encoding HEAT repeat domain-containing protein, whose translation MLIKSIVIYISLCFTDLFFCAPVTAFANESTEFEKSRSIKEYNIKTDEFVNREETSSQLADRLWAELLAATDDEMLQTAIEQISPLSLKDFMTWAAIVQQNFASLPQKHHLKVLRLIRNKITHDEFALWILNLNYVGCSEDLLQIINSLDSSEKVTPEEIYNKYANKWMDCAKENDALRLPTATFLLRYTPDNVDQYPNEWFSALEAWNTKNPQPPFAHILVIADSPNATTAIAPLLNTNPVLYLSLRLLKNDAARLLAEQAFTNPTYNDEQLTEDNTDTKIDDDITIKSKKYAAQAIEAIGFIESCPIVLQALKNEKHFEVQRYLLLALSRLKCSGGIAQIFPLIDTTELKLQAAAVIALGSYPDLTNIPRLIYFLNSTNTEISQAAAASLMQQPIVSNHESRPLIKLAKTTQDDFIRAKLISYLAKYRTTTMAKLLFPIIKKANDDETLLSALLAYDTDFNILSKQRIRTLASIGNLDSRQNCLENESCQQLIIEAALALARIGDTKANNILWDSLQFANDRQTKEALAVALVQLKDKRINKFLSAWENDENRRTKIRATAQLIIANSFSKFSSNSNATNEQQRELLNREINRFANTQNLIPKNKQLLSNIDNTKLQYRVIGAGSKYANLKVNINTKVLPHDSKIHISLFGLNGHHRYLVDYMAYELQIGENIIQHPLNDLLFFELRRPLELQIAIGDEFYNAHIEPLGDWVEIAMNDGINPLPENEARLICGDRIAYGHTDIAGTILFEGVAPGMCSVDFLND comes from the coding sequence ATGCTTATAAAATCTATTGTTATTTATATTTCGCTTTGTTTCACTGATTTATTTTTTTGTGCTCCCGTTACAGCTTTTGCAAATGAGTCCACTGAATTTGAAAAATCGCGATCTATAAAAGAATATAATATAAAAACTGACGAATTCGTAAACCGTGAGGAGACTAGCTCACAGTTAGCGGATCGTTTATGGGCTGAACTGTTAGCCGCCACTGACGATGAAATGCTACAGACTGCTATCGAACAGATATCCCCATTATCTTTAAAAGATTTTATGACTTGGGCGGCAATAGTACAACAAAACTTTGCTAGTTTGCCTCAAAAGCATCATCTAAAAGTCTTACGTCTAATTCGCAATAAAATTACCCATGATGAATTTGCTCTTTGGATTTTAAATTTAAACTATGTAGGTTGTTCTGAAGATTTACTGCAAATAATTAACTCGTTAGATTCTTCTGAAAAAGTAACCCCTGAAGAAATATACAACAAATATGCCAACAAATGGATGGACTGCGCTAAAGAAAATGACGCTCTTCGCCTCCCGACAGCGACTTTTCTTTTACGATATACTCCAGATAATGTTGACCAATATCCTAACGAATGGTTCAGTGCCCTTGAAGCTTGGAACACAAAAAACCCACAACCACCTTTTGCTCATATATTAGTAATTGCAGATTCACCGAACGCTACTACCGCAATTGCCCCATTGCTAAACACAAATCCGGTTCTTTATTTATCATTACGATTGTTAAAAAATGACGCTGCACGTCTTCTCGCCGAACAGGCCTTTACAAACCCAACATATAATGATGAGCAACTTACTGAAGATAATACTGACACTAAAATCGATGATGACATAACAATAAAAAGTAAAAAATATGCTGCCCAAGCAATTGAAGCCATTGGGTTTATTGAATCTTGTCCAATTGTTTTACAGGCACTAAAAAATGAAAAGCATTTCGAAGTCCAACGTTATCTATTATTAGCTTTATCTCGTCTAAAGTGCTCAGGTGGCATCGCCCAAATATTTCCTCTTATCGATACGACTGAACTAAAACTTCAAGCTGCTGCTGTCATTGCACTTGGTAGTTACCCCGATTTAACTAATATCCCACGCTTAATCTATTTTCTAAACAGTACCAATACAGAGATTAGTCAGGCTGCGGCGGCTAGCTTGATGCAACAACCTATTGTTTCTAACCATGAAAGTAGACCTCTTATCAAATTAGCTAAAACAACCCAGGATGATTTTATTCGTGCTAAACTTATTTCATATTTAGCAAAATACCGTACAACCACAATGGCCAAACTACTTTTTCCTATCATAAAAAAAGCAAACGATGATGAGACATTATTATCGGCGCTATTGGCTTATGATACTGACTTTAATATCTTATCAAAACAACGTATCCGAACTTTAGCTTCAATCGGTAATCTCGATTCACGACAAAACTGCCTTGAAAATGAAAGCTGTCAGCAACTAATAATTGAGGCGGCATTGGCGCTTGCACGTATTGGTGACACTAAAGCTAACAATATTCTTTGGGATTCTTTACAGTTTGCAAATGACCGTCAAACGAAAGAGGCATTGGCAGTAGCTTTAGTACAATTAAAAGATAAACGAATTAATAAATTTCTTAGTGCTTGGGAAAATGATGAAAATCGCCGAACTAAGATACGAGCTACAGCTCAATTAATTATTGCTAATAGCTTTTCAAAATTTTCATCTAACTCTAATGCTACCAATGAACAACAGCGTGAATTATTAAATCGAGAAATCAATCGATTTGCAAATACACAAAACCTTATTCCCAAAAACAAACAACTTCTCTCAAATATCGATAATACAAAACTTCAATACCGTGTTATTGGCGCCGGTTCAAAATATGCTAATTTAAAAGTAAATATTAATACTAAAGTGTTACCTCATGATAGCAAAATACATATTTCTTTGTTCGGCCTTAACGGGCATCACCGATATCTAGTTGATTACATGGCATATGAACTACAAATTGGTGAAAATATTATTCAACACCCGCTTAACGACTTACTCTTTTTTGAACTTCGTCGCCCACTTGAATTACAAATTGCTATTGGAGATGAATTTTATAATGCTCATATTGAACCACTTGGTGACTGGGTAGAAATTGCTATGAATGATGGCATAAACCCACTGCCAGAAAATGAAGCTCGTCTTATTTGTGGTGATCGTATTGCTTATGGCCATACAGATATTGCTGGCACGATTTTATTTGAAGGTGTTGCCCCAGGTATGTGCAGTGTTGATTTTTTAAACGACTAA
- a CDS encoding ABC transporter substrate-binding protein, with amino-acid sequence MKAITWANISSFIIAIILALIFGLSYHNGNQNIGAHPEIKHSDKATTIADATGHIVKIRNFQRIVSQSPIADRLLFELCEPNRIITFSPYGAQQSPWGYQYVGKNISANIAEPETIFTLVPDLVLVNSSGSSNARSVARLREAGIEVFDLGEMHGVESLIQQAHQIAKLIGHNDRGLRFTKSFLRRLRSIAATLDITSRKRAIYLATMGSTLFGGTIGTSYHDILTYAGLIDVAALNNYQAWPHYRTEDILTLAPEIIVTKNGMKQFICQHSGLKNLSACTKDGQIIELPSQLIDNAGPAMLDAAELLFAAVYE; translated from the coding sequence ATGAAAGCAATTACCTGGGCAAATATCAGTAGCTTTATTATTGCTATTATTTTGGCTTTAATATTTGGCTTAAGTTATCATAATGGCAATCAAAATATAGGTGCTCACCCTGAGATAAAACATTCTGATAAAGCTACTACTATTGCCGATGCAACCGGACATATTGTTAAAATTCGTAACTTTCAGCGGATCGTTTCACAAAGCCCAATAGCCGATCGCTTATTATTTGAATTATGTGAACCTAATCGCATTATTACTTTCTCACCTTATGGTGCGCAACAGTCACCATGGGGATATCAGTATGTGGGTAAAAATATTAGCGCTAATATTGCTGAGCCAGAAACTATTTTTACCCTGGTACCTGATTTAGTACTTGTTAATAGCAGCGGTAGTAGTAATGCTCGTAGTGTTGCTCGTTTACGCGAAGCTGGTATTGAAGTCTTTGATCTTGGAGAAATGCATGGTGTTGAATCACTAATTCAACAAGCACATCAAATTGCTAAACTTATCGGTCACAATGATCGTGGTTTACGTTTTACTAAAAGTTTTTTACGACGCTTACGCTCTATTGCTGCGACCCTTGATATTACATCACGCAAACGCGCTATTTACTTGGCTACTATGGGATCAACTTTATTTGGTGGCACCATTGGTACTAGTTATCATGATATTCTAACCTATGCAGGTTTAATTGATGTTGCCGCACTTAATAACTATCAAGCTTGGCCACATTACCGCACAGAAGATATATTAACTCTTGCTCCAGAAATAATTGTTACTAAAAATGGTATGAAGCAATTTATCTGCCAACACTCTGGCCTTAAAAACTTATCAGCATGCACCAAAGATGGTCAAATTATTGAGTTACCCTCACAACTTATTGATAACGCTGGACCTGCAATGCTTGATGCTGCCGAGCTTTTGTTTGCCGCAGTATATGAGTAA
- a CDS encoding ABC transporter ATP-binding protein — MVEPALAVANLSVKLANRTLLSNINFSAMPGTITGIIGPNGAGKSTLIKAILGLLPAIGKISVVGMDSTKLSILQRARHISYVPQFSLLTAPIAVQTVVAQGRFMHRSGLGSLNKEDKIAITDAIKAADIENLQERRFSELSYGEKRRVLIARALATNAQIILLDEPTAALDLAHALTLLTLLKKMAQAGRCIITVLHSLDEILTLADHTLIIANGKLAINDTTKAVFSSPRLSDIFGVELIPGGGLGYRLYNEAK, encoded by the coding sequence ATGGTTGAACCAGCTTTGGCTGTTGCTAATTTATCAGTTAAGTTAGCTAATCGCACATTGCTCAGTAATATTAACTTTTCGGCAATGCCCGGCACAATCACTGGTATCATCGGACCAAATGGAGCAGGAAAAAGCACTTTAATTAAAGCTATTCTTGGTCTACTACCAGCGATCGGAAAAATTTCAGTAGTAGGGATGGATTCTACTAAATTATCAATACTGCAACGAGCTCGTCATATATCGTATGTACCACAATTTTCTCTCCTAACTGCACCTATTGCAGTACAAACTGTTGTTGCCCAAGGTCGATTCATGCATCGTAGTGGTTTAGGTAGCTTAAATAAAGAAGACAAAATTGCTATTACTGACGCAATCAAGGCTGCTGATATTGAAAATTTGCAAGAGCGTAGATTTTCTGAATTATCATATGGCGAAAAACGACGTGTATTAATCGCTAGAGCCCTAGCTACTAATGCCCAAATAATATTACTAGATGAACCAACTGCAGCTTTAGATTTGGCTCATGCTTTAACGTTATTAACTCTCTTAAAAAAAATGGCACAAGCTGGTCGCTGTATTATAACCGTACTTCATAGTCTCGATGAAATACTTACACTAGCTGATCACACATTAATTATTGCTAATGGTAAGTTAGCAATAAACGATACTACAAAAGCAGTATTTTCCTCTCCTAGATTAAGCGATATTTTCGGGGTTGAATTAATACCAGGTGGTGGACTTGGTTATCGTCTATATAATGAGGCCAAGTAA
- a CDS encoding iron ABC transporter permease yields MLVLGALSLSLGRADLDNLTLRSTLLRLRGIRLVAAFMVGAALAVGGVIVQGLFRNPLVSPSILGTTGGASLGGQLAIIGLNAILARQLFHIAPELILPFGCLGGALIALFILLVVGRVYSGPLVFLLVGFTLSSLFLAAGALATSIAQDSWDLGRAVVAFTLGGLGGVGKQQVLMALPLTIFGIIAAWFWGRSIDLLLSGEEEAASLGVNVAQVRRWGIIWTALLTAAAVSLCGNIGFVGLVVPHALRPWIGANHRRLIPVAALAGGTFLVACDLLTRILPGRTHVPLGVVTGLVGAPLFLLLILKQRRELLHG; encoded by the coding sequence ATGCTAGTTTTAGGGGCACTTTCATTAAGTTTAGGTCGAGCTGATCTTGATAATTTAACGCTGCGATCAACATTATTAAGGTTGCGCGGTATTCGGTTAGTTGCTGCTTTTATGGTAGGCGCCGCATTAGCCGTAGGTGGTGTTATTGTACAAGGACTATTTCGTAATCCCTTGGTTAGTCCCTCAATTTTAGGTACTACCGGTGGTGCTAGTTTAGGCGGGCAACTAGCTATAATTGGCTTAAATGCCATACTTGCGCGTCAACTATTTCATATTGCGCCAGAGTTAATTTTGCCTTTCGGTTGCTTAGGCGGTGCACTTATTGCCTTATTTATACTGCTAGTAGTTGGTCGAGTTTATAGTGGCCCCTTAGTATTTTTACTTGTTGGTTTTACTTTATCTTCATTGTTTCTTGCCGCTGGTGCCTTAGCTACTAGTATTGCCCAAGATAGTTGGGACCTTGGCCGTGCCGTTGTTGCCTTTACACTTGGTGGTTTAGGTGGAGTAGGTAAACAACAAGTTCTGATGGCACTTCCATTGACAATATTCGGTATAATTGCTGCATGGTTTTGGGGGCGGTCTATTGATCTTTTACTCTCAGGCGAAGAAGAAGCTGCCTCGTTAGGAGTTAATGTTGCACAAGTGAGACGTTGGGGGATTATCTGGACAGCATTACTTACCGCCGCTGCCGTTTCACTATGTGGTAATATTGGCTTTGTAGGACTGGTGGTGCCACACGCCCTGCGTCCATGGATCGGCGCTAATCATCGCCGTCTTATACCTGTCGCAGCGCTAGCCGGAGGCACCTTTCTAGTTGCTTGTGATTTGTTAACTCGTATATTGCCAGGACGAACGCATGTGCCACTTGGCGTAGTAACCGGGCTAGTCGGAGCTCCCTTGTTTTTGTTGCTTATTCTCAAACAACGCCGGGAGTTATTGCATGGTTGA